The DNA region CCGCAGAAAGTTTTGTCGCTTTACCGCCGAAGGCGTGAAGGAGATCGATTACAAGGACATCGCTGTCCTCAAGAACTACGTTACCGAGACGGGCAAGATCGTACCGAGCCGTATTACCGGTACCAAGGCTCGGTATCAGCGCCAACTGGCGACCGCCATCAAGCGGGCACGCTTCTTGGCCTTGCTGCCGTACAGCGATAGCCACTGATCGCACATGGCCGCCCCGCAGGGGTGGCGGTGTGAATTCGGATCAGCCGTAGTCCCGTTGTCGTGCGAGCCTTGGCATCCTTTGCAATGCGTGGCCCTGCTCAGGCGGTCCTGGTGGCCGCCAGTTGCGCTGCGCTATCGTTGATT from Pseudomonadota bacterium includes:
- the rpsR gene encoding 30S ribosomal protein S18 is translated as MSRFFRRRKFCRFTAEGVKEIDYKDIAVLKNYVTETGKIVPSRITGTKARYQRQLATAIKRARFLALLPYSDSH